The following are from one region of the Chanos chanos chromosome 10, fChaCha1.1, whole genome shotgun sequence genome:
- the gpr26 gene encoding G-protein coupled receptor 26 — MHPADLALSLLLGVIVVVSLLSNVVVLICFLYNAEIRRQVPGLFILNLTFCNLLLTASNMPLTLVGLISKSHPGGPSFCQFIGFLDTFLTTNSMLSMAALSVDRWVAVVFPLSYHSKIRHRDAVIALAYTWLHSLTFSLVAICLSWVGYHQRYASCTLCNGRASSMRTPFIIYTLVLYSLTFLLSLVVLCVTYLKVLKVARFHCKRIDVITMQTLVLLVDIHPSVRQRCLDEQKRRRQRATRKISTFIGTFVICFTPYVITRVVELFVADPISPYWGVLCKSLAYSKAACDPFVYSLLRHQYRKTYSDLINRLLRRSSLNASGHRQENGKTNTKPTE, encoded by the exons ATGCACCCGGCAGATCTTGCGCTTTCTCTCTTACTCGGTGTGATCGTTGTTGTGTCGTTGCTGTCCAACGTGGTggtgctgatttgttttttgtataaCGCTGAGATTCGCAGACAAGTGCCGGGTTTATTTATCCTCAATCTTACTTTCTGCAATCTTCTTCTGACGGCGTCCAACATGCCTTTGACTCTAGTTGGGCTGATTAGTAAAAGTCACCCTGGCGGTCCGAGCTTCTGTCAATTCATTGGATTTCTGGACACTTTTTTGACAACAAACTCTATGTTAAGTATGGCAGCTTTAAGTGTAGACCGCTGGGTGGCCGTGGTATTCCCGCTTAGTTATCACTCTAAAATTCGCCACAGGGACGCAGTGATAGCCTTGGCATACACGTGGCTTCATTCTTTGACATTTTCTCTGGTGGCGATATGTCTCTCCTGGGTCGGATACCATCAGCGGTATGCGTCCTGCACACTGTGCAATGGCAGGGCGAGCAGCATGAGGActccatttatcatttatacACTGGTCCTGTACTCCCTCACGTTCCTGCTGTCTTTGGTCGTGCTCTGCGTTACATACCTCAAAGTGCTGAAAGTGGCGCGATTTCACTGCAAGCGCATCGATGTGATTACCATGCAGACGCTCGTGCTGCTCGTGGACATCCACCCGAG TGTACGACAACGTTGTCTGGATGAACAGAAgcgaaggagacagagagcgaccCGTAAAATCAGCACCTTCATTGGGACTTTCGTCATCTGTTTTACTCCTTATGTCATCACCAG gGTTGTAGAGTTGTTTGTAGCAGATCCCATCAGCCCATATTGGGGTGTTCTTTGTAAGAGTTTGGCATACAGCAAAGCTGCGTGTGATCCATTCGTTTACAgtctcctgagacaccagtatCGCAAAACCTACAGTGACCTCATCAACCGATTACTGAGGAGGAGTTCCCTGAATGCGTCCGGACATAGACAGGAGAACGGGAAGACCAACACCAAACCCACAGAGTGA